A single region of the Peromyscus eremicus chromosome 16_21, PerEre_H2_v1, whole genome shotgun sequence genome encodes:
- the LOC131926046 gene encoding olfactory receptor 10C1 has translation MDTNASLVTEFVLVGFSRLAHLQGLLFSLFLAVYLLTVAGNLLIVALVSTDAALQSPMYFFLRILSALEICYTSVTVPLLLHHLLTGRRHISRSGCALQMFFFLFFGATECCLLAAMAYDRYAAICEPLRYQMLLSRRVCVQLAGAAWTCGALVGLGHTSFIFSLPFCGPNAVPHFFCEIQPVLQLVCGDTSLNELQIILAAALIILCPFGLILISYGRILATIFRIPSAAGRRKAFSTCSSHLVVVSLFYGTAIFIYIRPKASYDPATDPLLSLFYAVITPILNPVIYSLRNADVKAALKRSIQKMGPSEI, from the coding sequence ATGGACACCAACGCCTCCCTGGTGACTGAGTTCGTGCTGGTGGGCTTCTCGCGTCTGGCCCACCTGCAGggcctcctcttctccctcttcctggcGGTCTACCTGCTCACGGTGGCAGGCAATCTCCTCATCGTGGCGCTAGTCTCCACAGACGCAGCGCTGCAgtcccccatgtacttcttcctccgCATCCTCTCAGCCCTGGAGATCTGCTACACGTCGGTCACCGTCCCCTTGCTGCTGCACCATCTGCTCACTGGCCGGCGCCACATCTCGCGCTCGGGCTGCGCTCTGCAgatgttctttttcctcttctttggtGCTACCGAGTGCTGCCTGCTGGCtgccatggcctatgaccgctacgCCGCTATCTGCGAACCCCTGCGCTACCAAATGCTGCTCAGCCGGCGGGTGTGTGTGCAGCTCGCCGGCGCCGCGTGGACCTGCGGGGCTCTTGTGGGGCTGGGGCACACCTCCTTCATCTTCTCCTTGCCCTTCTGTGGCCCCAACGCTGTCCCTCACTTCTTCTGTGAGATCCAGCCGGTGCTGCAGTTGGTGTGTGGAGACACCTCGCTCAATGAGCTGCAGATTATCCTGGCTGCCGCCCTTATCATCCTGTGCCCCTTTGGCCTCATCCTTATTTCCTACGGGAGGATCCTGGCCACTATCTTCCGCATCCCATCGGCTGCTGGTCGCCGAAAGGCCTTCTCCACCTGTTCCTCCCACCTGGTAGTGGTATCTCTCTTCTACGGTACTGCCATCTTTATCTATATCCGTCCTAAGGCCAGCTACGACCCAGCCACGGACCCCCTGCTGTCCCTCTTCTATGCTGTGATCACCCCCATCCTCAATCCTGtcatctacagcctgaggaatGCGGATGTCAAGGCCGCGCTGAAAAGAAGTATCCAGAAAATGGGGCCCTCGGAGATTTGA
- the LOC131893747 gene encoding LOW QUALITY PROTEIN: putative olfactory receptor 2I1 (The sequence of the model RefSeq protein was modified relative to this genomic sequence to represent the inferred CDS: inserted 2 bases in 1 codon; deleted 2 bases in 2 codons), producing MKLCNENKIWHRLSSLAQFIPHWGFLLVVDSDKIGSHYQAGLELTMISGLCLPSARPAPPSPLALNIFVYPSEPCWSFXPQANHSSTERFLLLGFTDWPSLQPVLFALVLLCYLLTLTGNAALVLLAIRDPRLHTPMYYFLCHLALVDVGFTTSVLPPLLASLCGPVLRLPRSGCMAQLCASLALGSAECVLLAVMALDRAAAVCRPLRYAALASPRLCRALASASWLGGLANSAAQTALLAARPLCAARRLDHFICELPALLQLACRGGRSATERQMFAARVVILLVPSAVILVSYTAVGRAVWGMRSRAGRRKAASTCGSHLTAVCLFYGSATYTYLQPTHSYNQGRGKFVSLFYTVVTPALNPLIYTLRNKEVKGAALRFLRSLGRGQVRQ from the exons ATGAAG Ctatgtaatgaaaataaaatttgg cACAGGCTTTCCTCTCTTGCTCAGTTTATCCCACATTGGGGATTCTTGCTTGTCGTGGATAGTgataagatagggtctcact accaggctggcctcgaactcaccatgatttccggcctctgcctcccgagcgcaaggcctgcaccaccaagcCCACTAGCATTAAATATCTTTGTC TATCCTTCTGAACCTTGTTGGAGTTT CCCTCAGGCTAACCACAGCTCAACGGAGCGCTTCCTACTGCTGGGTTTCACCGACTGGCCATCGCTGCAACCGGTCCTCTTTGCGCTGGTCCTTCTCTGCTACCTACTAACGCTGACCGGCAACGCGGCGTTGGTGCTGTTGGCCATTCGCGATCCGCGcctgcacacacccatgtactaCTTCCTCTGCCACTTGGCCCTGGTGGATGTGGGCTTCACCACCAGTGTCCTGCCGCCGCTGCTGGCCAGCCTGTGCGGCCCGGTGCTGCGGCTACCGCGCAGCGGGTGCATGGCACAGCTGTGCGCCTCGCTGGCCCTGGGCTCCGCCGAGTGCGTGCTGCTGGCGGTTATGGCGCTGGACCGCGCGGCTGCCGTATGCCGCCCGTTGCGCTACGCCGCACTCGCCTCACCGCGCTTGTGCCGTGCTCTGGCCAGCGCCTCCTGGTTGGGCGGCCTGGCCAACTCCGCTGCGCAGACCGCCCTGTTGGCCGCGCGTCCGCTGTGCGCGGCCCGCCGTCTGGACCACTTCATCTGCGAACTGCCCGCGCTGCTGCAGCTAGCCTGCCGCGGCGGCCGCAGCGCCACCGAGCGCCAGATGTTCGCCGCGCGGGTGGTCATCCTGTTGGTGCCTTCTGCGGTAATCCTGGTCTCCTACACCGCCGTGGGCCGCGCGGTCTGGGGTATGCGCTCCCGCGCGGGCCGGCGGAAAGCAGCGAGCACGTGTGGCTCTCACCTGACCGCCGTCTGCCTATTCTATGGGTCCGCCACCTACACCTACCTGCAACCCACACATAGTTACAACCAGGGCCGCGGCAAGTTTGTCTCGCTCTTCTATACGGTGGTCACACCCGCGCTCAATCCCCTTATCTACACACTGCGAAACAAGGAAGTGAAGGGGGCGGCGCTGAGGTTCTTGCGGAGTCTGGGGAGGGGGCAGGTCAGACAGTGA
- the LOC131926060 gene encoding olfactory receptor 11A1-like, which produces MESVSTGNQTVTEFILLGFHEVPGLYLPFFSVLTMVYASIITGNMLIVVVVVSSQKLHTPMYFFLVNLSFIEILYTSTVVPKMLEGFLQESAISVAGCLLQFFIFGSLATDECFLLAVMAYDRYLAICHPLRYPLLMGPQRCLGLVLTVWMSGFMVDGLVVALMAQLWFCGPNQIDHFYCDFSPLMVLACSDTRVAQVTTFVLSVVFLTIPFGLVLVSYAQIVATVLRVPSGTRRTKAFSTCSSHLAVVSTFYGTLMVLYIAPSAVHSQLLSKVVALLYTVVTPIFNPVIYTLRNQEVHQALRRLLYCKAIEM; this is translated from the coding sequence ATGGAAAGTGTCTCCACAGGAAACCAAACTGTCACTGAATTTATACTTCTTGGCTTCCATGAAGTCCCTGGGCTGtacctccctttcttttctgttctcaccatggtctatgcctccatcatcACAGGGAACATGCTCATTGTAGTGGTGGTGGTCAGCTCCCAGAAGCTTCACACACCTATGTATTTCTTTCTGGTGAACCTGTCCTTCATTGAGATCCTCTATACCTCCACAGTGGTGCCCAAAATGTTGGAGGGCTTCCTACAGGAGTCTGCAATCTCTGTGGCTGGCTGCTTGTTACAGTTCTTCATCTTTGGCTCTCTGGCTACAGATGAGTGTTTTCTTCTGGCTGTGATGGCATATGATCGCTACCTAGCAATCTGTCACCCGCTAAGATACCCGCTCCTGATGGGGCCTCAACGGTGTCTGGGGTTGGTGCTCACAGTCTGGATGTCTGGATTCATGGTAGATGGACTAGTTGTTGCTTTGATGGCCCAGCTGTGGTTCTGTGGCCCCAACCAAATTGACCACTTTTACTGTGATTTCTCACCTTTGATGGTCCTGGCCTGCTCAGATACCAGAGTGGCCCAGGTGACCACATTTGTTCTCTCTGTTGTCTTCCTGACGATCCCCTTTGGGCTGGTTctggtttcctatgctcagattGTGGCGACTGTGTTGAGAGTTCCCTCTGGCACCAGAAGAACAAAAGCTTTTTCCACATGCTCCTCTCACCTGGCCGTGGTGTCCACATTCTATGGAACACTCATGGTCTTGTACATTGCACCCTCTGCTGTCCACTCCCAGCTTCTCTCCAAGGTTGTTGCCCTGCTCTACACAGTGGTCACTCCCATCTTCAACCCTGTTATCTATACCTTGAGGAACCAGGAGGTACATCAGGCACTAAGAAGGCTTCTCTACTGCAAAGCAATTGAAATGTGA